A genome region from Sebaldella sp. S0638 includes the following:
- a CDS encoding ROK family protein: MLEKKKIIINLIKEHDSLTKPQISEMMSVSLTTINKYVNDLVEKNFLTEEILERKKTEGKPPSFYKINTNYRKLMAVYLEKDQLEILITDNLGNIQETRTFDIKNKNNFTEKILCTEILKVIKELDLKDCINVVSIGIPGILGEDNKITEIPSFPKLEGKDIIASLNKKLKIPVIVENDINLTIKALHNKSQYKKYKNLVYFFIRNNIGGGIISNGTLYKGYSNLSGEFTYLGVDKEYLAKYDVMNSENAEKYFVEKMKSEEKIEFLSFVLLRIVVTLNPEILFIETNYIQKNEIKILNEKLETFFNKTYLPKIILVENDGLGEEGTITNALEIFYSKD, from the coding sequence ATGCTGGAGAAAAAGAAGATTATAATAAATCTTATAAAAGAACATGATAGCCTGACTAAACCGCAAATTTCTGAAATGATGTCTGTCAGTTTAACCACAATAAATAAGTATGTAAATGATTTGGTCGAAAAAAATTTTCTAACTGAGGAAATTTTGGAACGTAAAAAAACAGAGGGGAAACCGCCTTCTTTTTATAAAATTAATACCAATTACAGAAAGTTAATGGCAGTATATCTGGAAAAAGATCAGCTTGAAATATTAATAACAGATAACTTAGGAAATATTCAGGAAACAAGAACTTTTGACATAAAAAATAAGAATAACTTTACTGAAAAAATTCTTTGCACCGAAATTTTGAAAGTTATAAAAGAACTCGATTTAAAAGATTGTATAAATGTAGTGTCTATAGGAATACCGGGAATTTTGGGGGAAGATAACAAAATAACAGAAATACCCTCGTTTCCAAAACTGGAAGGCAAGGATATTATAGCTTCTTTAAATAAAAAACTAAAAATTCCGGTAATTGTAGAAAATGATATTAATCTTACAATAAAAGCCCTTCATAACAAAAGTCAGTATAAAAAGTATAAAAATTTAGTATATTTTTTTATAAGAAATAATATAGGCGGAGGAATAATATCCAATGGAACACTCTATAAAGGGTACTCGAATTTAAGCGGAGAATTTACATATCTGGGTGTTGATAAGGAGTATCTGGCAAAATACGATGTTATGAACTCTGAAAATGCTGAAAAATATTTTGTGGAAAAAATGAAATCAGAGGAAAAAATAGAATTTTTATCGTTTGTTCTTTTGAGAATAGTAGTTACATTGAATCCTGAGATACTTTTTATTGAAACAAATTATATACAAAAAAATGAAATTAAAATTTTGAATGAAAAATTGGAAACATTCTTTAATAAAACATACCTGCCTAAAATAATACTGGTAGAGAATGACGGATTAGGCGAAGAAGGAACAATTACAAATGCATTAGAAATATTTTATTCAAAAGACTAG
- a CDS encoding DUF4153 domain-containing protein, with product MFKNLFNKIKEIYTKFPIEISLIIIYSVYLIIQNNRGNLASLRDQNISKFVLYTFFLLIGFKYFFTSKVKYICSAVCLSIIFVFLSGTKGINSDLSNIDQSRSWLFGLLCFFLMIVIPFLKQRKEEKLNNYNLFLFKNLSLTGIMANILYVGFILILLLINYLFRELDYKIYFDIMVLSYLVFATFFMLSFYPDNMDNIETDNTKILKFLFLFIAIPLLAVYTMIVYSYFLKILIKMSIPKGEISKLILIHGIVTVIVILLIRGSALINDNVKRKIEKVFCITELPMILMLFIAIFQRIKQYGMTINRYAVVIFGLYLLIITVYILLIKKNKTFIIIGSFIIVLFFSIVGPLNIFAVPFYLQERRLEKLLTENSIGTDGKSDKAINETTKKDIKGIISYFRKWDKNSRKKEYDYDKIYENLKLDDLDEVRISSFEHYSFKTSNTLNIKGYDILIKYPDPESENQYKNYKFNISIENITIYEDSKKILEVKRKDIETDIVRSLKEKKISENIEITDENGEITDKTRLVAGLEDDKYSDLGVLYNLENEDIKISLLISQLYLWKNGNSELQIDSVLVKFKK from the coding sequence ATTATTTATTCAGTCTATTTAATTATACAAAATAACAGGGGGAATCTCGCAAGTCTCAGAGATCAGAATATATCGAAATTTGTTCTTTATACATTTTTCCTGCTTATAGGATTTAAGTATTTTTTTACCAGTAAAGTAAAATATATTTGCAGTGCAGTGTGTCTGAGTATTATTTTTGTTTTTTTATCGGGAACAAAAGGAATAAACTCTGACTTATCAAATATAGATCAGTCCAGATCATGGCTGTTTGGGCTGTTATGCTTTTTTTTAATGATAGTAATACCATTTCTAAAACAGAGAAAAGAAGAAAAATTAAATAACTATAATTTATTCTTATTTAAAAATTTGTCGCTTACTGGAATAATGGCAAATATCCTTTATGTCGGATTTATTCTTATTTTGTTATTAATAAATTATCTGTTCCGGGAACTGGACTACAAAATCTATTTTGATATAATGGTTTTGTCTTATTTAGTATTTGCAACCTTTTTTATGTTGTCATTTTATCCGGATAATATGGATAATATAGAGACAGATAATACAAAAATTCTAAAGTTTTTATTTTTATTTATAGCAATTCCGTTACTTGCAGTTTATACAATGATTGTGTATTCATATTTTTTGAAAATATTAATAAAAATGAGTATTCCTAAGGGAGAAATATCGAAACTAATATTAATTCACGGAATAGTTACTGTAATTGTAATTTTATTAATAAGAGGAAGTGCTTTAATAAACGATAATGTAAAAAGAAAAATAGAAAAAGTATTTTGCATAACAGAACTGCCTATGATTCTAATGCTTTTTATTGCTATTTTCCAAAGAATAAAGCAGTATGGAATGACAATAAACAGATACGCAGTTGTTATATTTGGTTTGTATCTTTTGATTATAACAGTTTATATTTTGTTAATTAAGAAAAATAAGACCTTTATTATTATAGGGAGTTTTATAATTGTATTGTTTTTTTCAATAGTCGGGCCGCTGAATATTTTTGCAGTTCCTTTTTATCTGCAGGAAAGAAGACTGGAAAAATTATTGACAGAGAATTCTATAGGTACAGACGGGAAATCTGATAAAGCAATAAATGAAACAACAAAAAAAGACATAAAGGGAATAATTTCCTATTTTAGAAAATGGGATAAGAATTCTCGTAAGAAAGAGTATGATTATGATAAAATATATGAAAATCTGAAATTGGATGATCTTGACGAAGTTAGAATATCTTCTTTTGAACATTATAGTTTTAAAACCAGTAATACGCTTAATATAAAGGGGTATGACATATTAATAAAATATCCTGATCCAGAAAGTGAAAATCAGTATAAAAATTATAAATTTAATATTAGTATAGAAAATATCACTATATATGAAGACAGTAAGAAAATATTAGAAGTAAAAAGAAAAGATATTGAGACAGATATTGTCCGGTCTTTAAAAGAGAAGAAAATTTCGGAAAATATAGAGATCACTGATGAAAATGGTGAAATAACTGACAAAACCAGACTGGTTGCCGGATTGGAAGACGATAAATATTCAGATTTAGGAGTTTTATATAATCTTGAAAATGAAGATATAAAAATAAGTCTTTTAATTTCACAGCTTTATTTGTGGAAAAACGGGAATTCAGAATTACAGATTGACTCTGTTTTGGTTAAATTTAAAAAATAA